DNA from Onthophagus taurus isolate NC chromosome 2, IU_Otau_3.0, whole genome shotgun sequence:
GATGTAGATTGAGTCATCACCAGCCGATCTAGATCGATGGATGACATAGACAGCGATGGATGCTTTACAATGCGCATTATGCTACTAAATATGAAACACACCCCACATCAACTATATATTTgttggaaactttaaaataccaCCATTTCAATGTGATGTTCATACGTGATAACAGCATCATATCATCACCTACAACGTTAGGAGGAGGAGGTGGTTTTAATACGCTTATCAACAAACTACCAATCGAGTTACACGTTCCAGGCTATCAATTTTGTGGACCGGgcacaaaattaaagaagCGTCTAGCACGTGGGGATACTGGTATTAACCCGCTAGATCGTGCTTGTAGAGAACACGATATAGCATATTCTAATAGTAATACTTTAGATCGACGTCACGAAGCCGATAAGCGTTTGGAGGAAAACGCTTGGGAAAGAGTTAAGGCTAAAGACTCAACGTTTGGTGAAAAGGCATCAGCTTGGATGGTTACAAACGTTATGAAAGCAAAACGAAAATTAGGCCTCGGCCATAAAAGGCGGAGTCGTCGTCAAACTAAACCAAAACCGCCGTCAACGGGCgtcttaaaaagaaaaatttcgaagaaaaaaaaacgatgtgaaaaagaaaatataattcgAGGAGTAGAAAAAGGAGGagctttaaaatataaatctaaTAAACCGCTAGCATTTAAACGCACGCTTGTAAACCGCATAGTTAAAGATCTACCAAAATCTACTGATAATTTACGGGAAGCAGCTCAATTAGCGCTAAAGAGCGCTCGTATAGCCGTGAAAACTGTTGGTGgtaggaaaaaaataaaaatccctCGAGCAATACCGTTACCGATTAAAAGGGGAGGTATTCTTCCAATTTTACCTGCCATATTTGCTGGGCTTTCAGC
Protein-coding regions in this window:
- the LOC139429131 gene encoding uncharacterized protein, with protein sequence MLYNAHYATKYETHPTSTIYLLETLKYHHFNVMFIRDNSIISSPTTLGGGGGFNTLINKLPIELHVPGYQFCGPGTKLKKRLARGDTGINPLDRACREHDIAYSNSNTLDRRHEADKRLEENAWERVKAKDSTFGEKASAWMVTNVMKAKRKLGLGHKRRSRRQTKPKPPSTGVLKRKISKKKKRCEKENIIRGVEKGGALKYKSNKPLAFKRTLVNRIVKDLPKSTDNLREAAQLALKSARIAVKTVGGRKKIKIPRAIPLPIKRGGILPILPAIFAGLSALGALSGGTAGVYRAIKSGQEAKEKLEEAERHNKQMEAIAIGKSGNGLYIKKYKKGLGLYLSKKKKQKNL